Genomic DNA from Cloeon dipterum chromosome 3, ieCloDipt1.1, whole genome shotgun sequence:
CATCAATCAGACCCACTTTTTATTGACTCGGCGCAGCGGCAAACTGACCACAAGGAAGTGCAATCAATCCATAAAATTCACTCAGAGCGGAGGAGAGCGTCATTTTGCTTGTTTTCCACCTTTTTTCTGGAGAGaacacaaacaaatatttacgcAGCGCGGGCCATAAATTGTGGAAATAATAGAAAAGGTGTTGCCAccttgagtaaaaaataatacaaactgCCCGTCCGCACACAATGGGACGCGCCGAGTACATTTATCTACCAAGATTGTTAtcgccgcttttttatttcatatattaTGTTCACTCTTTTcggtggaaaattttattccctttAGATGAGGGAAGATTAGAAATTATTACTTGAGTGCGAGACGGCACTAAATATTAGACGTCTCTTGATTTTGACTGACGGTTGTTGGATCCATTGgataatcattatttatttgcaatttctaGCTGCGATAGTCCTTGACGAAAATCattacaaatcaaaattcgCCTTTGGCGTAAACACTTACTGGTCGTTTTTATCGCGAACAAGCGAAATCTCTTCGCGTCTTGAATGACCTGTAGcaggaataaaattgttagaaatttatcattttattgatttttaaaaaatatagtcatTACGCGCAGCATCCAAAATACGACCAGTGGCAAAAAACGCACTTTTCCAGACGAACTTATCATGTTTTCAGTTCATAAAACCCGCATTATTTATAAAGACTTCCAGGAATGAAAGGTACAAATGATACGGCATCATCGAAATAATATTCAGACGGCCAGAGTGCGTGCTGAGCGAGAAACACAAAAAACGAACCCTTTTCCGCacacccgccgccgccgccgcgcataTCAAGAAATGAGTGTCTGTCTCTCGCGGCCAGCAGCTTCGAGAgtaccaaaaaaaaaaaaacaattcgaGAAGGATGCGTTTTGTAAATGAGTTTTGGCAGGCCGAGCCGCTCTGTGATTACCCATGCCTAATGACCAGAAGGTCGCGTGCGATATGCCCAACGTATAAATTTATAcggctctttctttctctttctcgcgAGAGATTTTAATATTCGGCAGCCGCGAGCGACATAATGGGTGGTCGGCCCACTTGTTAGTCcgtcatatttattttctgagcTCCACGCTGGCGAACGTGAGTGATTTCCAAAGGGTTCGCGCGCgcactttattatttatgcagGCCCGACGCATTGGTGATCGCTCCCTGTGCAGCTAATTCACTTTCCCAGCTACCTGCATTCAAATCTCTGACACTAACTTACAGATTCGACCCGTTTCAGGGTGCAACACGCACAGGAACCGTTATCGAGCATTACAAACACTGCTATACtcttggcaataaattaaaccaggcttcatcctcgttgcatAATTTCTCGACtatagtttcgacgtcatccagtacgtcctaatcatgagtaaacaattaaaatcaatacaatatataatgtcacatcttaaattacaaaaaattccataCACACTTCTTAACAAATATCACCTACCTACTCATAAGGCAGCTCGAGTGGTCACCTATTTCAAAAACTGCTATACTACTATATGTACTTAGTTTACAATggaactgattgtgagtcaaCTGATGGCAACGAATGTATCTATAGTTTTAAATACGTTTGTACTGTTggcttttgcaaattttttaagtaaaataatatttaattctcttTCAAGTTTTAATCATAATTCGTGTTGTTTGTCCAAACTATTTCCTATattctattaattaaataaagcgcattttttgcttttaataaacACTTATTAAAGTTTGCGTTTAAAAATGtagtaaaaatcagaaatataattataaatattaaagataGGAATTTATCTAGATTGCagaatacatttttctaaataccagaataaaaaagtatGTTTTTTTCATGGGCGACGAACGCTGTCTATCCATGTTAGTTGTCCGATAGAAATTTATCCTTAACGGATATTGTCCGAAATGAAACTGTCCGAAATGGAAATTGTCTGAAATGGAAGTTACGAAACAGTTGGCAGCATTAGGAGATTAAAGATAGGAGTAGGAGATCACCGCCAGAAAATATGTATGAGTTAAGTCGCGCAACAATCAACGATCGCTTCAACTTATTCCTCATTATTTATCACAATAGTTTCCTTATTTTACACGTTATTTCAATAGCATGACATGTTATACTGCgagcaaatatttaactaGATTTATAGATTGCCAAGCGAATCAAGCGGCAAAGTAAAAgtttgatgtttttaattaaaacaattaaaattcagggctttccaattttttccccaATTTACAGCAATTTTCCGTGACAGATATTGATTCCTCTGGGCAAGATGTAGCTAACGGTACATACATTGAGACGGGGAAACTCAttgtagcaaaattattaaattggatttgaaGAAGGGGAGACAGCTGTCACtattaggaaaattttgcagGAACTCTGCAGCCAATCTTCTCAACACGAATTCCAATGCTACCTATACAATATATAGGCATAAGTTTTAGCTTTTACTTGAATCTTAATGGATTAATTGACGCATTTAGAGCAAGGATTTTTCTGGGTTCATactataatttttagttttttgattatcaattgatatttataattGTCGTTATTAGATTCCAAAAtgatttatgctttaaaatttgttctgcaagaactctgaaaaaataatttttaatttcacctaaatatattatctaaaatttcccatgtaaaatttctgaaataaatatgCTCCAAACTTTGCATGCCAATCCCTGAGAAcccgtttaatttttgaaaaaattggcaatatCTGAAATTTAAGCGTTACAATCGGCCCTGATTTatatattgcaaattgttgattGACTATTTGGAGTTGGCTGTCGTTTAAATtccactcacaatcagctcaCACCAGGACACTTCATGAAGACCAGAAATTGATCAACAATAAAGGTTTTCCTTTCCTCAGAATGtgtcacaaaaatttatttagtgcccatttttcactctcttttatcaatttttagctctataaaaaatcatgtattttttgcactcCATTTGTCCTGGacgcaattcaaatttttactccgATTCGAAGAAGTAGGGTCGGATTGTCAGTAAATTCCGTCATCGGTCGTTAAAGTGTCGCTGCCGGAAACATATTCGCAGCACTTTGCGTTTGTGAGCACAATCTGTAACTGAAAATACGCCAACTGACTCGTGCACCAGCGATAAAAACGAAAAAGTATGTTGTCGGTTGAGAGAAGAGAAAACTGATAATAATTTCCGAATATATAACTACGATACGCACACCCTCTTGGAGTTTTCTTTCGGCTTGCACGTGCGCTCATTAATTCTCTTCTAAGCTTATTGTTGCCCATCTGGTGCGATGGCTCGCTTGATTAGTCGTCATTATTGCGCTCGTCGGAAGTGACCAAATCGCGCCAAAAGAAACAACCAACACACTCGCCATATGGGGTTGTATTAGTGAATAAATTCCATCGTACGGATGTGCCGCTTCCGATGCGCAAGGTGCCGCACTCGCACTGCACCGATCACCCCCTTTCGCTAATCAGAGTCACATCCTGCAAGGTGCACTGCATATAATTGCCGaggaggcgcgcgcgcgctcgcgctcGCGAGCCACCCCGCgcggctgcctgcctgccaagCTGCACGCGCCACCATATGGCCGgcctggccgccgccgccgccgccgccaccgcgcgcGACCCACTCTTTTGTTTCGCGCGAGAGATctgccttttatttattgctcacTCCGTGCGTTTGCATCTCCCTGGCGGAACACCCTTCCTTCGCGGTGGTGCTACCCTCTTGTTCCTTTCGATTTATTGCTTAATTACTTTTCCGTTTGGAAATTGAATCGGCCACTTGAAACCAATCTTTGGAATTCTTATTATATTTGGTATCAATTTTTGCTCGGCAACGACTCACAAAATCCTTTTAAGGGGAGGTTTGTAAAGAGTTTTCACGGTGCACAGTGTTGTTTcatacattaaataaataacagttaaattaaatacggATTTATTCCGTCAAactaaaaaggttttttggtttattgttaaattttctaaaatttcatacTGGTCAACTCGTCCTGAcgcaaaagaattaattaaagtgaTTTGTGAAAGACAAACACTCAAAATGTGCGTAAAATAAGGGTGAAATAATGTGGTTGACGGGGTAGCTCCCAAAAATCTCTTCAGTGCAACCAATGCAAATCAAGGGGAGACTGCCAGGGAGCTAAACATCTTTTAAATCTCACGCCAAGCTTGTTTAAAACCATCAGATGTATCTCCCcttcattttttcataattaaaaaaaaagaaattgtctCTCTAGAGTTTATTCGTTTCTGCAacactttttcttcttttcaaaatagtattttaagaattaaaaaataagcctTGGATCCGTACACAAATTGCAgtttcttttgcaaattttagccaattttaGTGACTTTGACCTTATTGTTAGACCTATTGAGGTCAGCAGGAAAGTTGTTTGGCTTGACGGATATGGGTGAGGGCAGTTTGGAGGCTGGAGCGTATGACACCGCAGCTATACGTTCCATCGCTaatctttaaaactaaaaacaatgCCGTCGTGAATTTTTCACAGAATCTATCTCACATGAGTAGCTTGCTAGCAAgcataaaaagagaaaaaattgttctttcacaataatatttccctttttttcagCATGGGTTTAACTTAAAAGTTATACAGGAcgttaaaataaagtttttggtTCAATCCGCATACCTCTAACATCCCAACATCCACAGAACCGGAGTTACTgtcgattttcattttttcggggttcattttcaaaactcaaaataataCCACACCGCGAATTTGTTCAGGCCAATTTATACCAAAAATAGAATGGATGAACGACTCAATTATAACATATCTCTACTAAAATTCTACTTTTGAAAacgtttgatatttttaaaacattcgGGTAAAGTAGGATAAGCCATACATTGTCCAAGCTTTTGCGCTTTGCGAAAAATCACAATCTTCACGATGCATGAATctgtaattttccaaatttgtttgtttttatttggaattgaaAGATTAAGTCAAAATCGATCATTAAATTCTGTGTAACGGTGAATTTGagagtcaaaataatttaaaactcattttttggTGTAGCTTGCTGATTTAAACAGATATTGGGAAATGTTTAATGAAcgacaatttttgtaaaaatcagaATCTTAACaattacaaacaaacaattttaaatgtcaacCAGAAAGTATTAAGTTTCAAGGTTGAcggaaagtaaaataaatattatgatatAAATCCATATAGGTCCTTGTTCTTACGCACCTAATCACGAAATGAAGCATAGCCGCCCTTGTATGTCCGACATGCCGTGAATTTTTGCAAgtcgagtgtgtgtgtcgaCGCAAAGAAAAGTGCACCTGCGTGCGCGCTGAAAGGTGCAGTGAACAGCAGCCGAGTGAGTGTGCtgggctgtgtgtgtgtgtgtattatgtTTGCGTCAGGCAGCTTAAGGGTTAGTTTGGCTGGTGCGAGGATAATTTGAGACCGGCCCGCTAGCCACATGACGATGAGCGCTTTCGGAAAATAGAGCCTGCCACACGCCACTTGATTGAACATCAGCCGCCTTACATTGCACACACTCGCGTATCTTTTTCGGTACTTTTGCGCCGCGAATCCGACCGAGGTGAGCGAGAGGCTGCATCATCATCTGTTCATAAACAAGCCACCCATCGAGTGTGTCTTATGCCGTGTGCGCCACCCTGAAGTCAAACTTTGCTCTTTTCGTGATCGAGATTTTTCGGCCCTTTAAATAGCTGCAATGTTGTCACGCTCATCAAGTCAGaaagaatttttgaaatgtcttCATTAAAGCAATTTTGACTCTTTTCTTTCAGGGAATCTGGGAAGgttaatacaattaaattttcgttaGCATAGGAAAACGACACGTTCCAGAGGCAGTTCAGCGTCTTTTGTCTCTTGTCATCAGGTATTCAGtaattcaaatgtatttattattattgtaatcaTGACATCTTGGATTTGGAAGTATTGATCTAACTTCAGCGAACGTTAACTACACTAATCCACAGCAATTCTTCTTGTTAAATGCATCATGCACTTAGAGATAGCGCagctaatttattaatattttttatactaaaatctataaaattaaaactggcaCTTTTAAgttagagaaaaaatttaaaatataatgtggtttgaataaatttaatgtttttttaatattcgaaacaaaatttttaattaaaaaatacaatataaatTGTAAGTATAAAATATAGTTGCAACAAATATTAACAagttagatttaattttaaaatagtaaaatacaAACTTTAACACCCACAGGTATGCATTTGtgtgcataaattaaaaattacatcttttatttaaaaaagagccgatgcttaaaaatacacaaaatataGTAGGACGCCAAATTTGAGATACtaacaaaaatgttaaatttaattatccatGACCGCTCTTTCAAAGCATCAAGTATACTGCCAACAATTGATGTCGCTTACTGCCACTTTAATGGAGCCATCTGACAAAATTTGTAGTGCTCAAAGTCGCTAACAGATGACAGCACCttcaattttgctctttttgtgGCTCATATTTGAGATTAATTTCAACGCGAAatgatttacaatttttattttcagctcaTCATATCCAgtgttttttaacttcaaaaagCAGGAACCTGAAATTGGTATGATAGAGTCCAAAACATGTTTAAgaacggtggtgccatctgatGATGTCttcatgcaaaaatagcaaattctGCGTAACCATGaagatgtttattttattcccaAGTGTAAAATGATAACTATCatcgaaaatttaaagtgatgCTTGAAATCGAGAAAAATAATCCCCAATACCAAATgttctctaaaaattggggAATGTCTACAATTTTCCCAGAGGTTTTGCCGTTTAAATATCTCAAGTTTGCATGCCAATCATGCACCGAGAACAATCttcttattgaaaattgaaagtttaacTCGCAGAGTAGGATAGATCGTGACgagagaaattgaaatcaagcaaaatttaattgataaagacgttaatttttttctagaaattgggcaaaatcatattatatttaattgttattcaGTACTAATTTGATATTTGCACAGTGTAGTGTTATATGAGGGGAAAGACAAAGATACAGGTTCCGAAATTTTGCGTTCTTTAAAGTCACGAAGAAAATGCAGAGCGGTTTTGTGCTTAAAGATCTGCAAGGAAGGGCTGCTATTGTTATTATCAAGTTGAGCACAAGCCACCATCAGGGGTTTCATCTCTTCCTGCTGCGCGAATTAAAGCGGGTTCCGCGATAAGGTCGAGTTTCAAGTGCGCCATTTGATCAAAACGGAAGGAAGGATCGGCACTTTATACACGTGATACATATATTCGAAGCTGCAAAAGTTGGTTTTGCTTGTCACCCAAGACACTCTTGGCTGCCCTTTTCGCAACTTAATAAGTCGGTGCATCCGCCCGTCTGTCGCGTGTTGGGCTGACCGCTTAGCCAGGGCCGAGCTGACTGAGtgagagaaattattattgtttcaaatGTGGCGGCAGCAGGCGCTCTATTCCGAGTGGCAACAGATGCAAGGCGGCCTGATGGGCACGCGACCGGCTCCGAATTTCTGTTCCTACTGCGCAGGGAGGGTCAGTTGAACATTTATAGGTACGAATCCGCAGGTGCGGAGTCGTAAAAGGGAGCAACCGCGAGCGGCATatgggaaattttctttctcgtcGATCGTTTGCGCGCGGTACAGCGCAGAAAGTGCAAGGGCAAGGCGGCGGGATGCGTGATGGGCGATAAATGCAAAAGCCGCAAGATCCACTTACGCAGAGTCTCTTTTAGGGCTTCTCGCCCTAAAAACGCTTTTATGTTTATTAACTGCCCCCGAGGAAATATCGAATCCGGAGGTTGTCCTATACACTGTGTGGATCACGTTTCGTTGCTTGGTTGGTTAGTTGGCTTTTGCGCTGGTTGAAAACCGTGCTTGCTCCGTGAGGCGACGCAAAGATCAAGTTTGTATCAGAGGACGCTCGGCCGCAGTTCCGCATTAAATCTACTTCCTATGCAACCAAAGCCATCGGCTCAATGTATGTGTTCTTTTATAAGCTCGTCCGTTTTATCAGCTTCGTTCATGGCAAAGCCGGACTAGGGCCGAAATGTTCATAGGAACGCCGGGCCCCAAGGGGACTCACCTTTGGAGTAACACTTATTTTGGGGAGGGGGGGGTCCGTGTAACGTGCAAGAATAATTGTAATGTAACGCACAAGAGCACCAGTTTAacgtgcaaaaacaaaaaatctattaatttGTCCCTGTGACTCTAACAAGTTTTAATTGAAGTGATTTTCAAGGGAGAAAATGTAAATCAAAAGCGCATTTATGCTAACTCtcctcttttttttaaatccaaaataatgaatcaaacaaaatataaccaaataatatatttttgttcaaatcaacctttttcctgaaaatcgTTTAGGTTTTCCTCTAGACAGacgtgcttttttatttatttttttaatcggtGATAGGTGTTTCGGGTAATGAAATACGAATAACATGTCTAAACCGTTTAAATGCCGGCTATTTAAAGTTCCCATTGTCTGGCGGCGGGTGATGGTCACTAATTATTATCATGCGGGTGGAATAAAATCCCAATTTGAGGTGTTGAGGCCTGTAATTTCGCTTGTCGGCCTATGTGTGGTCATGGTCTGCGCTCCGTCAAAGGTCGCGGAGAGCAACCCTTTCGCAGGGTCTTCCCAGCACGCGATTCCGCAGacgaacaaaaaatacacattaaaaTCCGAGCCCACTATTAACATTCTGAACAAACGCATGCCGCAAAGCTATaacaatttagaattttaattagttgacagaaatatcaaatttttctagttaaaaatccttttttaagcTTCTGATTATTGAACTGTTTCTTAAAGATTGAGACAAAGGTTGAGACAAAAATTTCCTAAGCATTTCAAagcagaaatgaaatttcctataaaaaaaacaataaaaagaataataaaaaaggcaagTAGGCAATTTTGATGAGACGAAAAAAGAGCTACAAAAATAGAGCGATCGAAGCATGTAAAATTgtcaacaaagaaaattggctAATTCTATTTGATGTCTGATCACTGAAAAAATtacgttatttattttattgctgctcACACAATGGGATCTGTTGAGGAAATCACAAATGAAACCATGCAcattaatgataaaaataccaacgtagaattttattttaaaaataaaccgctGCTGTGTTGAcaataattgataattatgTTACCTTTATTTCATAGTTCACTAGTCAGTTTTATTTCATCGAAAAAATGTCACTACAAATGTCATTTATTCCCGATTGCACCACCTGTCGCGGAAATTGTCCGCACATCCGCCGGCGCTTGTCACATGAGCGATTGTCAAAGAAGGCGCCGCCTGTCGCTCTCGCCCCCACTGGTCAGTGCAAAAGCTCGTCTAGCGCGGCGATGTAGCTCTGGGCCATCTGCAGGGTCTCGTATTTGGACAGTTGCTTCTCGCTGCCGAGACCTGGCAGCACGGTCCTCAGTCGGTCGAACGCGTTGTTCAGGTTTAGCATGCGCCGCCGCTCGCGCGCGTTCGCCGCCAGCCGTCTTTTGCGCACGACCACAGGGTTGACCGCTCGCCGCTTCGGAACACTCGCCGTCTTTCGTCTTTGTTTCGAAGAAGTGGACGTTGTGCTCGgtgaaactgaaaaatttatgaacaTGATATAAGGTTTCAGTTTGGTTGGGTGAGATAAACTCTTCGtagttttattgaaaagggaagatgttagaaaaaaaacatgttcaaCGCTTCACATGTTGcaagattaattttgcagaaattgaTCGTTCCACTTCACTGCTTTTAAGTaaggattttttaaacgcacataaagagaaaaataaattaacaatattttatgatatttaatttttcacaacaattctcaaaataaataaattactgatcgcattcaaaattgaatatattttcgttTTGCAGACTGAAAACACCAATTAAAACATTGTATATCTACTTAAAAGGTGCAGTGCATCCcgtttcagaattttgcaccccattttagaattttgtaCCGTATTTCAGAAACTTGAAATGGGGTGCAGAGACGCCGCAGCCGCGAGATTAAGGCGGCTAAGCCGATTTTGCCAGCAGCCGACAAAAATTGGCAGACCTCTACTTAAAAAGGataatattgataaaatgttCAGCTTGgttcattcctctttaaaaaggCCCTGAAcgataaacaaatttaagtaagttttattcaattcaattctgtttatttctccataattttatttaatgaagtCAAATTGGTTTTTGTCCAATAACAATTGAGAACCCTGACGACACAATCTTATATGTACAGCAAGGTTGACTtctttttttcatcaatttatttgtttttaataaattgtgaatttacattaataaataagtgccagtagaaaattaaaaatttgattccatTCCAATTTAAGCAAACTCGTTGATAGTCGTATTGatattttcttaatatatGTTACAAATGTATGTATCATTATTTTGAGATGTGTGAGgctatttaataataaaaatataactgaaaataaaactgaattgaattggaaaaaattagacatttaatatttatatccAGAAGTGGGTATTTAAATATCTGATATCCCATGATCTTAAATCGTACAACGCAacaaaactctaaaaaaagcaagtaattttaaattatttaagacagcTTAAGTTTCATCTGCTAGAtaataattatctaaaaaaaagaatagattatttaaaaaagtcgtgtttaatattaaaataaaccttcaattttaatttgtcttgcaatttttatgaccattttaaatatattgcttataataaaaaagttactACTGTACTACAAGCAAGAtaaatgcagaaaataattatttaccatCTGATAAGGTAGAGTCCAACGAGGTGTAGCTGTCATTGTGGTCCAAAAAGCTATGTTCGTCGTC
This window encodes:
- the LOC135940139 gene encoding protein atonal-like → MIFDSSGASSSQNQDAQDVTQFRLHYTFDIGGGQKQEMLHFEDDEHSFLDHNDSYTSLDSTLSDVSPSTTSTSSKQRRKTASVPKRRAVNPVVVRKRRLAANARERRRMLNLNNAFDRLRTVLPGLGSEKQLSKYETLQMAQSYIAALDELLH